The proteins below are encoded in one region of Aeromonas veronii:
- the pgl gene encoding 6-phosphogluconolactonase: MQQVVYIANPVSGLIHVFELTASGLSPLQQVQTGGEVQPLVISPDRRWLYAGVRPYFKVLSYPIALDGRLGEPVSAPLAGSASHTCTDATGRLFFAASYAFNHVSVSPMDETGRVREMQQRIDNLMAAHSVTLLVDEQGRQELLVACLKEDAIRRFALDDEGRLTPHPLGDLHTAPGAGPRHLALHPTHGSLYCLNELDGTLNHYRREQDGRILLRESLDMLPPGYEGERWGADLHLTPDGRFLYTSERASSLLTLFGVSEHDGSLSVLAHFPTAPCPRGFAIDHSGQWLIATGQTSETLILHRIDEQTGQLTQTARHEVGQGAMWVRVLTLDGRTI, translated from the coding sequence ATGCAGCAAGTGGTTTATATCGCCAACCCGGTGAGCGGGTTGATCCATGTCTTCGAACTGACCGCCTCCGGGCTCAGTCCCCTGCAACAAGTGCAGACCGGTGGCGAGGTGCAGCCCCTGGTCATCAGCCCGGACAGGCGCTGGCTCTATGCCGGGGTGCGCCCCTACTTCAAGGTGCTGAGCTATCCCATCGCCTTGGATGGTCGGCTCGGTGAGCCCGTGTCGGCGCCGCTCGCAGGCAGCGCCTCCCACACCTGCACCGATGCCACAGGCCGGCTCTTCTTCGCCGCCTCCTACGCCTTCAACCACGTCAGCGTCTCCCCCATGGATGAGACCGGCCGGGTGCGGGAGATGCAGCAGCGCATCGACAATCTGATGGCCGCCCATTCGGTCACCCTGCTGGTGGATGAGCAGGGCAGGCAGGAGCTGCTGGTGGCCTGCCTGAAAGAGGATGCCATCCGCCGCTTTGCGCTCGATGATGAAGGCCGGCTGACGCCCCATCCACTCGGGGATCTCCACACTGCTCCCGGCGCCGGGCCACGGCATCTGGCACTGCACCCGACCCATGGCAGCCTCTATTGCCTCAACGAGCTCGATGGCACCCTCAATCACTACCGGCGGGAGCAGGATGGCCGGATCCTGCTGCGCGAGTCTCTGGACATGCTGCCGCCTGGCTACGAGGGGGAGCGCTGGGGGGCGGATCTGCACCTCACTCCGGACGGGCGCTTCCTCTATACCAGCGAGCGCGCCAGCAGCCTGCTGACCCTGTTCGGGGTGAGCGAGCACGACGGCAGCCTCAGCGTGCTCGCCCACTTCCCCACCGCGCCCTGCCCCCGCGGTTTTGCCATCGACCACAGCGGTCAATGGCTCATCGCCACCGGGCAGACCAGCGAGACGCTGATCCTGCACCGCATCGATGAGCAAACGGGCCAGCTGACACAAACGGCTCGCCACGAGGTCGGCCAGGGGGCCATGTGGGTGAGGGTATTGACCCTGGATGGGCGCACGATCTGA
- a CDS encoding YSC84-related protein encodes MRHLRRWSQILILLLLAGCGAKGDTPAEQRSSIVQMREQALSTLYAKDGKIRQEVARSKGYAVFSNVNNNLLLLSAGTGYGVLRDNRNGRDTYMKMATAGFGVGLGVKKFQALIIFNDVTALDRFITTGFDASAQADVAAKAADDGKVVVSEAANADFQKVKMYQLTEQGLAVQATMQGYKYWPDEDLNGR; translated from the coding sequence ATGCGTCACTTACGGCGATGGAGCCAGATCCTGATCCTGTTGCTGCTGGCGGGCTGCGGCGCCAAGGGGGACACCCCAGCCGAGCAGCGCAGCAGCATAGTGCAGATGCGCGAGCAGGCGCTCTCCACCCTGTATGCCAAGGATGGCAAGATCAGACAGGAAGTGGCCAGATCCAAGGGGTATGCGGTGTTCAGCAACGTGAACAACAACCTGCTGCTGCTCAGTGCGGGGACCGGTTACGGGGTGCTCCGGGACAACCGCAACGGCCGCGACACCTACATGAAGATGGCGACCGCCGGTTTCGGCGTGGGGTTGGGGGTCAAGAAGTTCCAGGCCCTGATCATCTTCAATGATGTCACCGCTCTGGACAGATTCATTACCACCGGCTTCGATGCCAGCGCCCAGGCCGATGTGGCCGCGAAGGCGGCGGATGATGGCAAGGTGGTGGTGAGCGAGGCGGCCAATGCGGATTTCCAGAAGGTGAAGATGTATCAGCTCACCGAACAGGGGCTGGCGGTACAGGCCACCATGCAGGGGTACAAATATTGGCCGGATGAGGATCTCAACGGCAGATAG
- a CDS encoding dienelactone hydrolase family protein, translated as MMKRWILALMGLMWGALAQAEAVRYEVDGQSFEGYYLAAGKGAPLVLLVHDWDGLTEYEVKRAKMLVALGYSVFAADLFGAGVRPTAVEEKKKLTGALYQDRPRMRKLLAGALAEAGKLGGRLDNAVALGYCFGGAAVLELARSGADLKGVVSVHGGLETPPGQDYKQTKAQLLIQHGSADQAVSLGQFAGLVSELESTGIKHEATTYSGAPHAFSVFGSENYRADADAKSWLRFTEFLGEVTKG; from the coding sequence ATGATGAAGCGATGGATCCTGGCCCTGATGGGGTTGATGTGGGGCGCTCTGGCCCAGGCGGAGGCGGTGCGCTACGAGGTCGATGGCCAGTCGTTCGAGGGCTATTACCTGGCGGCGGGCAAGGGGGCGCCTCTGGTGCTGCTGGTACACGACTGGGACGGGCTAACCGAATACGAGGTCAAGCGGGCCAAGATGCTGGTGGCCCTGGGCTACAGCGTGTTTGCGGCCGATCTGTTCGGCGCAGGCGTTCGTCCCACCGCGGTGGAGGAGAAGAAAAAGCTCACCGGCGCCCTCTATCAGGACAGGCCCCGGATGCGCAAGCTGCTGGCCGGAGCCCTGGCCGAGGCGGGCAAGCTCGGGGGGCGGCTCGACAACGCCGTGGCGCTCGGCTACTGCTTCGGCGGTGCCGCCGTGCTGGAGCTGGCTCGCAGCGGCGCGGATCTCAAGGGGGTGGTGAGCGTGCACGGCGGCCTGGAGACGCCCCCCGGCCAGGACTACAAGCAGACCAAGGCCCAACTGCTCATTCAGCATGGCAGTGCGGATCAGGCGGTCTCCCTCGGTCAGTTTGCCGGGCTGGTCTCCGAACTCGAAAGCACCGGTATCAAGCATGAGGCGACCACTTACAGCGGTGCTCCCCATGCATTCAGCGTGTTTGGCTCCGAGAACTATAGAGCCGACGCCGATGCCAAGTCCTGGCTGCGTTTCACCGAGTTTCTGGGGGAAGTCACCAAGGGATAG
- a CDS encoding uracil-xanthine permease family protein yields MFSLVKQSVAGLQILFVAFGAMVLVPLLTGLNPSMALLGAGVGTLLFQLCTRRQVPIFLGSSFAFIAPIIYATQTWGLPSTMFGLFAAGFMYFILAAIIRARGMGFVHKLLPPVVIGPVIMVIGLSVAQVACNMAMGRAGGEQVVPPATALTLAGISLAVTLIAAVFCKGWIKLIPILSGVIVGYVAAIMMGQVSFDGMVSAPWLAMPHFVTPEINWAAALFMLPVAIAPCIEHIGGVLAIGGVTGKDYTKDPGLHRTLAGDGIGVCFAGFIGGPPVTTYAEVTGAVMITRNFNPVTMTWAAVFAIILAFFGKFNALLTSIPMPVMGGIMLLLFGSIAAIGLKTLVESKVDLGLARNIAIVAVTLTVGVGALEMKIGDFALAGVGLASVAAILLNLILPQHSETGAMESAKD; encoded by the coding sequence ATGTTTTCCTTGGTCAAGCAAAGTGTCGCCGGGCTGCAAATTCTGTTTGTCGCCTTCGGTGCCATGGTTCTGGTGCCCCTGCTCACCGGACTGAACCCCTCCATGGCCCTGCTTGGCGCCGGTGTAGGCACCCTGCTGTTCCAGCTCTGCACCCGTCGCCAGGTCCCGATCTTCCTCGGCTCCAGCTTCGCCTTCATCGCCCCCATCATCTATGCCACCCAGACCTGGGGCCTGCCCTCCACCATGTTTGGTCTGTTTGCCGCCGGTTTCATGTACTTCATCCTGGCCGCCATCATCCGCGCCCGTGGCATGGGGTTCGTGCACAAGCTGCTGCCGCCGGTGGTGATTGGCCCGGTGATCATGGTGATCGGTCTGTCGGTTGCCCAGGTCGCCTGCAATATGGCGATGGGCCGCGCCGGTGGTGAACAGGTGGTGCCGCCGGCGACCGCCCTGACCCTGGCAGGCATCTCCTTGGCGGTGACCCTGATCGCCGCCGTGTTCTGCAAGGGCTGGATCAAGCTCATCCCCATCCTCTCCGGCGTCATCGTCGGTTATGTGGCCGCGATCATGATGGGTCAGGTGAGCTTCGATGGCATGGTCAGCGCCCCCTGGCTGGCGATGCCCCATTTTGTGACCCCGGAGATCAACTGGGCCGCCGCCCTGTTCATGCTGCCGGTGGCCATCGCCCCCTGCATCGAACACATCGGCGGCGTGCTCGCCATCGGTGGCGTGACCGGCAAGGATTACACCAAGGATCCGGGCCTGCACCGCACCCTGGCCGGTGACGGCATCGGCGTCTGCTTCGCCGGCTTCATCGGTGGCCCTCCTGTCACCACTTACGCCGAAGTGACCGGCGCCGTGATGATCACCCGCAACTTCAACCCGGTCACCATGACCTGGGCCGCGGTGTTCGCCATCATTCTGGCCTTCTTCGGCAAGTTCAACGCCCTGCTCACCTCCATCCCCATGCCGGTGATGGGCGGTATCATGCTGCTGCTGTTCGGATCCATCGCCGCCATCGGTCTCAAGACCCTGGTGGAGTCCAAGGTGGATCTCGGCCTGGCCCGCAACATCGCCATCGTGGCCGTGACCCTGACCGTCGGCGTGGGTGCCCTCGAGATGAAGATCGGCGACTTCGCCCTCGCCGGCGTGGGCCTGGCTTCGGTGGCCGCCATCCTGCTCAACCTCATCCTGCCCCAGCACTCCGAAACGGGTGCCATGGAGAGCGCCAAGGACTGA
- a CDS encoding NAD-dependent malic enzyme, whose product MATGQYLLWKDAQGEDFRPVSLTGTNLLNDRNLNKGTAFTEQERADFELDGLLPPQVQTFEAQLERVYEAFLSACSDMEKYQNLRALQDRNETLFYALLSRHVEEMTPIIYTPTVGKACQEFSHRYQKARGLYITQHNVDDMGSLARHMDAKSVRIIVVTDSQGILGIGDQGVGGMGIPIGKLSLYTLAAGIHPACCLPIALDVGTDNQALLDDPMYLGQPHKRIRGKEYDDFIDKFVAGVKRHFPNAVLQWEDFSKSNAFNNLSRYQQALPSFNDDIQGTGAVVLAGIIGAVKSKNETLGQQNYLVYGAGAGGVGVADQICAGMIREGLDPQAARDRIYILDTQGLVCDNREGLDEYKRRYAKPGLLLAQWDLQGKAGLTEVLRHVPITVLLGTSGAGGAFQEQHIQLMLEHCEHPMVFPLSNPTANCEALPEDIYCWSQGRAIVATGSPFKDVHFEGQDYRIGQGNNVFIFPGVGLAAIVSQIHEISPDIFTTAAFALAECVNEADLARGAVYPRISDLRSISVHVATAVLKDIVRRDPSHPLIGQDLQQHILSHMWEPVYLPYRRV is encoded by the coding sequence ATGGCTACCGGACAATATCTGCTGTGGAAAGACGCACAGGGAGAGGATTTTCGCCCCGTCTCACTGACAGGCACCAACCTGCTCAACGATCGCAACCTCAACAAGGGCACCGCCTTCACCGAACAGGAGCGGGCCGACTTTGAGCTCGACGGCCTGCTGCCCCCCCAGGTCCAGACCTTCGAAGCCCAGCTGGAGCGGGTTTATGAGGCCTTCCTGAGCGCCTGCAGCGACATGGAGAAGTACCAGAATCTGCGGGCCTTGCAGGATCGCAACGAGACCCTGTTCTACGCCCTGCTGTCGCGCCACGTGGAGGAGATGACCCCCATCATCTATACCCCGACCGTGGGCAAGGCGTGCCAGGAGTTCAGCCACCGCTACCAGAAGGCGCGCGGCCTCTACATCACCCAGCACAACGTGGATGACATGGGATCCCTGGCGCGGCACATGGATGCCAAGTCGGTGCGTATCATCGTCGTCACCGACAGCCAGGGCATCCTCGGCATCGGCGATCAGGGGGTGGGTGGCATGGGGATCCCCATCGGCAAGCTCTCTCTCTACACCCTGGCCGCCGGCATCCACCCTGCCTGCTGCCTGCCCATCGCCCTGGATGTGGGGACCGACAACCAGGCCCTGCTGGATGACCCCATGTACCTGGGGCAGCCCCACAAGCGGATCCGCGGCAAGGAGTATGACGACTTCATCGACAAGTTCGTGGCCGGGGTCAAGCGCCACTTCCCGAACGCCGTGCTGCAGTGGGAAGATTTCAGCAAATCCAACGCCTTCAACAATCTCTCCCGTTACCAGCAGGCGCTGCCCTCCTTCAATGACGATATCCAGGGCACGGGGGCCGTGGTGCTGGCGGGGATCATCGGGGCGGTCAAGTCCAAGAACGAGACCCTGGGCCAGCAGAACTACCTGGTCTATGGGGCCGGAGCCGGCGGGGTCGGGGTGGCGGATCAGATCTGCGCCGGCATGATCCGCGAGGGGCTGGATCCCCAGGCTGCGCGGGATCGCATCTACATCCTGGATACCCAGGGGCTGGTGTGTGACAACCGGGAAGGGCTCGACGAGTACAAGCGCCGCTATGCCAAGCCGGGCCTATTGCTGGCCCAGTGGGATCTGCAGGGCAAGGCGGGGCTCACCGAGGTACTGCGCCACGTCCCCATCACAGTGCTGCTTGGCACCAGTGGTGCCGGCGGTGCCTTCCAGGAGCAGCATATTCAGCTGATGCTGGAGCACTGCGAGCACCCCATGGTATTCCCCCTCTCCAACCCCACCGCCAACTGCGAGGCGTTGCCGGAGGATATCTACTGCTGGAGCCAGGGCCGCGCCATCGTCGCCACCGGCAGCCCGTTCAAGGACGTGCACTTCGAGGGGCAGGATTACCGCATCGGTCAGGGCAACAACGTCTTCATCTTCCCGGGGGTGGGGCTCGCGGCCATCGTCAGCCAGATCCACGAAATCAGCCCGGATATCTTCACCACGGCAGCCTTTGCCCTGGCGGAGTGCGTGAACGAGGCGGATCTGGCCCGTGGCGCCGTCTACCCGCGCATCAGCGATCTGCGCAGCATTTCGGTGCACGTGGCGACCGCAGTGCTCAAGGACATAGTGCGCCGGGATCCCTCCCATCCCCTCATCGGGCAGGATCTGCAGCAGCATATTCTGAGTCACATGTGGGAACCGGTATACCTGCCATATAGAAGGGTATAA
- the mobA gene encoding molybdenum cofactor guanylyltransferase MobA, translated as MTIPAPHAFPVSAVILAGGRATRMGGDDKGWVPLAGQPLILHVLARLQPQVDEVLINANRSEARYRTLAPVIADELADFQGPLAGMLAGLQAARHDWVLFVPCDGPALPLDLMVRFRAALNAQPDAELVVAHDGSHLQPVVALLHRSLQGSLREALAQGERKIASWFGRHQMAVVRIDEPDAFLNLNSPRELAEYEARLSADAAKGGGESA; from the coding sequence ATGACCATTCCCGCCCCCCACGCCTTTCCCGTCAGCGCCGTGATCCTGGCCGGTGGTCGCGCCACCCGCATGGGAGGGGACGACAAGGGCTGGGTGCCCCTGGCAGGCCAGCCCCTCATCTTGCATGTGCTGGCGCGACTGCAACCCCAGGTGGACGAGGTGCTGATCAATGCCAATCGCAGCGAGGCGCGCTACCGCACCCTGGCCCCCGTCATCGCGGACGAGCTCGCCGATTTTCAGGGCCCCCTCGCCGGCATGCTGGCGGGCCTTCAGGCCGCCCGCCACGACTGGGTATTGTTCGTGCCCTGTGATGGCCCCGCCCTGCCTCTGGATCTGATGGTGCGCTTTCGCGCGGCGCTGAACGCACAGCCGGACGCCGAACTGGTGGTGGCCCACGACGGCAGCCATTTGCAGCCCGTGGTCGCCCTGCTGCACCGCTCCTTGCAAGGATCGCTGCGCGAAGCCCTGGCGCAGGGCGAGCGCAAGATTGCCAGCTGGTTCGGCCGCCACCAGATGGCGGTGGTGCGTATCGATGAGCCAGACGCCTTTCTCAACCTCAACAGCCCGAGGGAGCTGGCCGAGTATGAGGCTCGGCTGTCGGCCGATGCCGCCAAGGGCGGTGGGGAGTCTGCATGA
- the mobB gene encoding molybdopterin-guanine dinucleotide biosynthesis protein B — MMHGNRPLLGFVAWSGTGKTTLLERIIPELRERGLRLGVLKHTHHQFDMDKPGKDSYRLRQAGAAQVMAASSLRHALIRETPKGEPPFAQLLASFDWSQLDLLLIEGFKHEHFPKIELHRAAIGRPLMFPTDPDVMALVSDDPLTTTLPRFGFTTLAPLCDFICARVSTKVGAVEPSTAPAAATAPLRLLARLRAPIPAGETGPLPAHLEQDADGRLQVRPANGLMSAAMPGPNCLIECPSPTRCIAQGEQVWIQLLPQQLR, encoded by the coding sequence ATGATGCACGGCAATCGCCCCCTGCTCGGCTTTGTCGCCTGGAGCGGCACCGGCAAGACCACCCTGCTGGAGCGGATCATCCCAGAGCTTCGTGAGCGCGGCCTGCGCCTCGGGGTGCTCAAGCACACCCATCACCAGTTCGACATGGACAAGCCTGGCAAGGACAGTTATCGCCTGCGCCAGGCGGGCGCCGCCCAGGTGATGGCCGCCTCCAGCCTGCGCCACGCCCTCATCCGCGAGACCCCCAAGGGGGAGCCCCCCTTTGCCCAGCTGCTGGCCAGCTTCGACTGGTCGCAACTCGACCTGCTGCTCATCGAGGGCTTCAAGCACGAGCACTTCCCCAAGATAGAGCTGCACCGCGCCGCCATCGGTCGTCCCCTGATGTTTCCCACCGATCCCGATGTGATGGCCCTGGTGAGCGATGACCCCCTCACCACCACGCTGCCCAGGTTCGGATTTACCACGCTTGCCCCCCTCTGCGACTTTATCTGCGCCCGCGTTTCCACAAAGGTTGGAGCGGTGGAACCGTCCACTGCCCCAGCGGCCGCCACAGCCCCCCTGCGCCTGCTCGCCCGGCTGCGCGCACCCATCCCCGCCGGGGAAACCGGGCCCCTGCCCGCTCATCTCGAACAGGATGCCGATGGCCGCTTGCAGGTGCGCCCGGCAAATGGTTTGATGTCTGCGGCCATGCCGGGCCCCAACTGCCTCATCGAGTGCCCCTCCCCGACCCGGTGCATCGCGCAGGGAGAGCAAGTCTGGATCCAGCTGCTGCCTCAGCAGCTGCGCTGA
- a CDS encoding FUSC family protein, translating to MRLNAPLSRFDLLVYGNYRLVHGLRIALAFTITFMLTRHFHVPESTWPLITLVVVMGPISFWGNVFPRALQRVVGTIFGAACGVVALYLELYSIPLMLIWSFAIMFLCGYLALGKRPYAGLLIGITLAVIMGGKPGDIETALWRSGDVILGSLLALLFCSIYPQRAYIHWRLQMHDTLMMAQRLYHTHLSPNMLERPKLTRNHARVLAKMVSLRPLLTPAVKETRLNAPHFEAIQATLRNTLCTLEMLANTYWNDRHSHFLMQSTPELRACQQATETVITQLALMLKSGEQRELDVAIACLDEATTRVRLCAEGEASISGYLWLNVQLTEQLKQLSRLLGLVLLPYGKPTAR from the coding sequence TTGCGCCTGAACGCCCCCCTCTCCCGCTTCGATCTGCTGGTGTATGGAAACTACCGACTGGTGCACGGACTGCGCATCGCCCTGGCCTTCACCATCACCTTCATGCTGACCCGTCACTTTCACGTGCCGGAGAGCACCTGGCCCCTCATCACCCTGGTGGTGGTGATGGGTCCCATCTCGTTCTGGGGCAATGTGTTTCCCCGCGCCCTGCAGCGGGTGGTGGGCACCATCTTCGGTGCTGCCTGTGGCGTGGTGGCCCTCTATCTGGAGCTCTACTCGATCCCCCTGATGCTGATCTGGAGCTTCGCCATCATGTTCCTGTGCGGCTATCTGGCCCTCGGCAAGCGCCCCTATGCCGGTTTGCTCATCGGCATCACGCTGGCGGTCATCATGGGGGGCAAGCCGGGGGACATAGAGACGGCCCTGTGGCGCAGCGGCGACGTCATCCTGGGCTCTTTGCTGGCACTGCTGTTTTGCAGCATCTATCCCCAGCGAGCCTATATCCACTGGCGGCTGCAGATGCACGACACCCTGATGATGGCCCAGCGCCTCTATCACACCCATCTCTCCCCCAACATGCTGGAGCGGCCCAAGTTGACCCGCAACCATGCACGCGTGCTTGCCAAGATGGTCAGTCTGCGCCCCCTGCTGACCCCGGCCGTCAAGGAGACCCGCCTCAACGCCCCCCATTTCGAAGCCATCCAGGCGACCTTGCGCAACACCCTCTGCACCCTGGAGATGCTGGCCAACACCTACTGGAACGATCGCCACAGCCACTTCCTGATGCAGAGCACCCCTGAACTGCGGGCCTGCCAGCAGGCGACCGAGACGGTGATCACCCAGCTCGCCCTCATGCTCAAGAGCGGCGAACAACGGGAGCTGGATGTCGCCATCGCCTGCCTGGACGAGGCCACCACCCGGGTGCGGCTCTGCGCCGAGGGGGAAGCCAGCATCAGCGGCTACCTCTGGCTCAACGTGCAGCTCACCGAGCAGCTCAAGCAGCTGAGCCGTTTGCTGGGGCTGGTATTGCTGCCCTATGGCAAACCGACCGCACGCTGA
- a CDS encoding DUF3332 domain-containing protein, producing MAVGQKSRATALLLGLVASLGLSGCMGSMGLSAMVTKGNLSVVDNRYGRAGVFVLLSPVYGLAATADLFVFNTIEFWSGKNPITGKSPALVDQKADAVIKVNQHLDPSLNKVPLAMLPQGVREVEVTYPDDRSAQMEIHYLDGRSSMMRGEKRGNQVDLYLDGKLVSTLSEQQLAEISEGKRTLA from the coding sequence ATGGCTGTGGGACAGAAAAGCAGGGCGACGGCCCTGTTGCTGGGGTTGGTGGCGAGTCTGGGGTTGAGTGGCTGCATGGGGTCCATGGGGCTCTCCGCCATGGTGACCAAGGGCAACCTGAGCGTGGTGGATAACCGTTATGGCCGCGCCGGGGTCTTCGTGCTGCTCTCCCCCGTCTATGGTCTGGCGGCGACTGCGGATCTGTTCGTGTTCAACACCATCGAATTCTGGTCCGGCAAGAATCCCATCACCGGCAAGTCGCCGGCCCTGGTGGATCAGAAGGCCGATGCGGTGATCAAGGTCAACCAGCATCTGGACCCTTCCCTCAACAAGGTGCCGCTCGCCATGCTGCCCCAGGGCGTGCGGGAAGTGGAAGTCACTTATCCTGACGATCGCAGCGCCCAGATGGAAATTCACTACCTGGATGGCCGCAGCAGCATGATGCGCGGTGAAAAGCGGGGCAATCAGGTGGATCTCTATCTCGACGGCAAGCTGGTGTCGACCCTGAGCGAGCAGCAGCTGGCCGAGATAAGCGAGGGCAAGCGCACCCTGGCCTGA
- a CDS encoding methyl-accepting chemotaxis protein, with product MVRVVKFASDITARIHQNNATRDAARLAHHTAQETLSSAEQGAGLLRAAVETSSLIATQVEQAIDLIGQLNEQSRHIEAIVSTISAIADQTNLLALNAAIEAARAGDQGRGFAVVADEVRQLAARTSLSTGEIAKVVQKNRELTARVTGDMAGVAGSAELGKEQIARVDAVMVEIRQEANRVSETVSNLSI from the coding sequence GTGGTGAGGGTGGTCAAGTTCGCCAGCGACATCACGGCGCGCATTCATCAGAACAATGCCACCCGGGATGCGGCCCGGCTTGCCCATCACACGGCCCAGGAGACCCTCAGCAGCGCCGAGCAGGGGGCGGGGCTATTGCGCGCCGCGGTGGAGACCTCCTCCCTCATCGCGACCCAGGTGGAGCAGGCCATCGACCTCATCGGTCAGCTCAATGAGCAGTCGAGGCATATCGAGGCCATCGTCTCCACCATCAGCGCCATCGCCGATCAAACCAATCTGCTGGCCCTCAATGCGGCTATCGAGGCGGCGCGGGCGGGGGATCAGGGCCGCGGCTTTGCCGTGGTGGCGGACGAGGTGCGCCAGCTGGCGGCCCGCACCTCGCTGTCGACCGGCGAGATTGCCAAGGTAGTGCAAAAGAACCGCGAGTTGACGGCCAGGGTGACCGGTGACATGGCCGGGGTGGCGGGCAGCGCCGAGCTGGGCAAGGAGCAGATAGCCCGGGTCGATGCCGTCATGGTGGAGATCCGCCAGGAGGCGAACCGGGTGTCGGAAACCGTCTCCAACCTCTCCATCTGA